The following are encoded together in the Insulibacter thermoxylanivorax genome:
- a CDS encoding SGNH/GDSL hydrolase family protein, whose amino-acid sequence MGSGVKEMVKPLVYVALGDSLTEGFGVSEEESFAAVFSKRMEEAIGRPVILHNAGVTGETLGDILHRLRTDDYLRVVIREAELLSLTAGGNDLLQAARVFLAKRDPQVLRNALREFHGRTAEFFGELEQIRSEYASAAEKPLEMRILNLYNPFPMFEETGYWVGRFNKVWQRYETPQIRIVDIYEAFIYRIDDLIGEDMVHPNALGYRVMAEAVHFLGYGGIDRRDDAS is encoded by the coding sequence GTGGGAAGCGGGGTGAAGGAGATGGTGAAACCTCTGGTCTATGTGGCGTTAGGGGACTCTTTAACCGAGGGATTCGGGGTATCTGAGGAAGAAAGCTTCGCTGCTGTATTCAGCAAACGGATGGAAGAGGCGATCGGTCGTCCGGTCATTCTGCATAACGCCGGTGTAACGGGTGAGACGCTGGGCGATATTCTGCATCGCTTAAGAACGGATGATTACTTGCGGGTCGTGATCCGCGAAGCGGAACTGCTAAGCTTAACAGCGGGCGGCAATGATCTGCTGCAAGCGGCAAGGGTGTTCCTGGCGAAGCGAGACCCGCAGGTATTGAGGAATGCTCTGCGCGAATTCCACGGCCGCACGGCAGAATTCTTCGGGGAGCTGGAACAGATTCGTTCCGAGTATGCTTCGGCGGCGGAGAAGCCGCTTGAGATGCGCATCTTGAATCTGTATAATCCCTTTCCTATGTTTGAGGAAACGGGATATTGGGTCGGCCGTTTTAATAAAGTCTGGCAGCGTTATGAGACGCCGCAGATCCGAATCGTGGATATCTATGAAGCCTTTATATATCGCATCGATGATCTGATCGGTGAGGATATGGTGCATCCAAATGCATTAGGATACAGGGTGATGGCAGAAGCAGTTCACTTTCTGGGTTACGGAGGAATCGACCGCCGCGATGATGCCTCCTGA
- a CDS encoding M23 family metallopeptidase — MRKKQLTVIVVPEADRSVRRFRTSRIPLLVLLALTFCMAALFFLWLDWKKQTYERIIHQISDRLTSERRSHQDQLTMKNETIEELQQEVIKLTEQTEEVRSKLAELQRLEEEIRAVTGIDYPDAEGEDRSVQAAGGTFHAVKEDEILTLADAAAQSLSTLSQSLTFMQERLDQLLAKLSYLEYLSSITPSIWPAEGGRITSRYGYRLDPLTRRSAFHSGVDIDGKLRDDIYAAAAGKVAETGFTNSLGNYIIIDHSRGLQTLYAHLHEILVDPGDQVDKGELIGLMGSTGRSTGTHLHYEVHVNGKPVNPQSYLPD, encoded by the coding sequence ATGAGGAAGAAACAGCTGACGGTCATCGTTGTGCCCGAAGCCGATCGATCCGTGCGCCGTTTCCGCACATCGCGGATCCCACTCCTCGTCCTGCTGGCCCTGACCTTCTGCATGGCTGCTTTGTTCTTCCTGTGGCTTGATTGGAAGAAACAAACCTATGAGCGCATCATTCATCAGATCTCTGACCGTTTGACCTCAGAGAGGCGTTCGCACCAAGATCAGTTAACGATGAAGAATGAGACGATTGAAGAACTTCAACAAGAAGTCATCAAGCTGACGGAACAGACCGAGGAAGTGCGCAGCAAGCTGGCAGAACTGCAGCGTTTGGAAGAGGAGATCCGAGCGGTCACTGGGATCGATTACCCGGATGCAGAGGGTGAGGATCGATCCGTCCAAGCTGCCGGCGGTACTTTCCATGCTGTCAAGGAGGATGAAATCCTGACCCTCGCTGATGCTGCAGCACAATCCTTAAGCACATTGTCGCAATCGCTGACCTTCATGCAAGAACGGCTGGACCAGCTGCTGGCAAAATTGTCGTATCTGGAGTATCTCTCCAGCATCACGCCGTCGATCTGGCCGGCGGAAGGAGGACGGATCACTTCGAGATACGGCTATCGACTCGATCCCCTCACGCGCCGCTCCGCCTTTCACAGCGGTGTCGATATCGACGGCAAACTTCGTGATGATATCTATGCCGCTGCAGCCGGCAAGGTCGCAGAGACAGGATTTACGAACAGCTTGGGCAACTACATCATCATCGACCATTCACGCGGGCTCCAGACGCTGTACGCTCATCTGCACGAGATCCTCGTTGATCCCGGCGATCAAGTGGACAAAGGCGAATTGATCGGCCTCATGGGCTCCACCGGCCGCAGCACCGGTACCCATCTCCACTATGAAGTCCATGTGAACGGCAAGCCGGTGAATCCTCAATCTTATTTACCTGACTAA
- the ligD gene encoding non-homologous end-joining DNA ligase, protein MPAVQGTVVIDGYEITITNPDKPLWPDIGLTKLQYLERLITLSPYLLTYLRNRCLTTIRWPHGVGDTFFYQKNAPVPTPEYVRTEVLHGIRYVVADNLPTLIWLGNLACLEFHPSLHLIGSNQPVEWLIDIDPSREYEPRIGQAAAIVGELLQTIGIQSVPKTSGATGVQIYVPIKAGYTFEQLRSIGRFLGIYLTQRYPDLFTLERLKKNRGDRIYFDYLQHWYGKTLSAPYTPRARPGAPVSTPLTWEECRLLTNPAEYNLLNIGERLARLGDLIQQVPPQDLDHALAFIADARI, encoded by the coding sequence ATGCCCGCTGTGCAAGGAACCGTCGTCATCGACGGCTATGAGATCACGATCACTAATCCCGACAAGCCTCTCTGGCCGGACATCGGGCTGACGAAGCTGCAGTATCTGGAGCGATTGATCACGCTGTCGCCCTATCTGCTCACGTACCTTCGCAACCGTTGTTTGACCACGATCCGCTGGCCGCATGGCGTCGGGGATACATTTTTTTATCAGAAAAATGCTCCAGTACCCACACCCGAATACGTTCGCACAGAAGTGCTGCACGGGATCCGCTACGTTGTCGCCGACAACCTGCCGACCTTGATCTGGCTGGGCAATCTCGCCTGCTTGGAATTCCACCCTTCGCTCCATCTCATAGGCAGTAACCAGCCCGTGGAATGGCTGATCGATATCGATCCCTCGCGGGAGTATGAACCGCGCATCGGTCAAGCCGCGGCGATCGTCGGTGAACTGCTGCAGACCATCGGCATCCAGTCCGTGCCGAAAACTTCCGGCGCCACCGGGGTGCAGATCTATGTCCCGATCAAAGCGGGCTACACCTTCGAACAGCTGCGCTCGATCGGCCGCTTCCTCGGGATATACCTGACTCAGCGATATCCCGATCTGTTCACCCTCGAACGGCTGAAGAAGAACCGCGGGGACCGCATCTATTTCGACTACTTGCAGCATTGGTACGGCAAGACCCTCTCAGCCCCATACACGCCGCGTGCCCGCCCCGGCGCGCCGGTTTCAACGCCGCTTACATGGGAAGAATGCCGCCTCCTGACCAATCCCGCCGAATACAACCTGCTGAACATCGGCGAACGCCTGGCGCGTCTCGGCGATTTGATCCAACAAGTCCCTCCGCAGGATCTCGATCATGCCCTCGCCTTCATCGCCGATGCAAGGATCTGA
- the ku gene encoding non-homologous end joining protein Ku translates to MHTIWKGAISFGLVNIPVKMYAATEEKDISMRYLHSKCGTPLSYVRKCPNCEVEVAWEEIQKGYEYEKGKFILIDKEELDQLKTDTSREIQILDFVRLSEIDPIYFQKTYYLGPGDTGVNAYSLLMQALNNSGKIGIAKVTMRSKTTLAAIRIIDNCIAMETIFFPDEIRPVHQVPNLPEKTEVSDKELQMAEMLIEQLTTPFDPAKYRDDYRERLLGLIESKMKGEEFKVAPDTPQTNVVDLMAALQASLEAVQPKLDPKAAADPGSGEDAKPAAAAKKTTKAKTAKTTRKKTARKAT, encoded by the coding sequence ATGCACACGATCTGGAAAGGAGCCATCAGCTTCGGCCTCGTCAATATCCCCGTGAAGATGTACGCAGCCACGGAGGAGAAGGACATCTCGATGCGCTACTTGCACAGCAAATGCGGCACCCCTCTATCCTATGTTCGCAAGTGTCCGAACTGCGAAGTGGAGGTCGCGTGGGAAGAGATTCAGAAAGGCTATGAATACGAGAAGGGCAAATTCATCCTGATCGACAAAGAAGAGCTGGATCAATTGAAGACGGATACTTCCCGGGAGATTCAGATCCTCGACTTCGTCCGCCTGTCGGAGATCGATCCGATCTATTTTCAAAAAACCTACTACCTCGGTCCGGGGGATACCGGTGTCAACGCCTACAGCCTGCTCATGCAGGCGCTGAACAACTCGGGCAAGATCGGCATCGCCAAGGTCACGATGCGCAGCAAAACCACTCTGGCCGCTATTCGCATCATCGACAACTGCATCGCGATGGAGACCATCTTCTTCCCTGATGAGATCCGTCCCGTGCATCAAGTTCCCAATCTGCCGGAGAAGACCGAAGTCTCGGACAAGGAACTGCAGATGGCAGAGATGCTCATCGAACAGCTGACGACGCCCTTCGATCCCGCCAAATACCGCGATGATTACAGAGAACGCCTGCTCGGCCTCATCGAGTCGAAGATGAAGGGCGAGGAGTTCAAGGTGGCTCCGGATACGCCGCAGACCAATGTCGTCGATCTTATGGCAGCCCTTCAGGCCAGCCTGGAAGCCGTGCAGCCTAAGCTGGATCCGAAGGCGGCCGCCGATCCCGGCAGCGGTGAAGATGCGAAGCCTGCCGCTGCGGCGAAGAAGACGACGAAGGCCAAGACCGCCAAGACCACCCGTAAGAAAACAGCCCGTAAAGCCACTTAA
- the cls gene encoding cardiolipin synthase has translation MIWLSLVLFLVILQIFVILIKEHREPYKLTAWLFVALIIPLFGFFIFWMAAGGHRKNMPSEDTVHGPRKTCSPLLQDLQQTPYTRLHRYIHSISVYPPAAARNTKIYVDGQSFYDDLLEDLEQAKEHIHMEFYIFRDDALGHRVAELLKRKAAEGVVVRCIIDGIGSLSYPKKKIDELIAGGIEVHVYMPAGMSILHKRLNYRNHRKIVVCDGRIGYWGGMNVGSEYMGDETKLGYWRDTQMRIAGDAVYGLQHTFLRDWVQVSGQNWKESDELLRGRFGFSGERPIEGRENHGLGGNLIQFITSGPNQAHHAIHALYYGMFTAAQSSIYVTTPYFIPDDGIKMALISAAKSGLDVRILIPGRPDSRLIKLATLSHLEELMREGVHVYEYQPGFIHAKMIIIDSLYATVGTANVDMRSFFSNFELNAMIYSKSLVKQLEKIFFEDLQHSEEIDYRAFASRSYWRRMKEAGARLLSPLL, from the coding sequence TTGATTTGGCTCAGCTTGGTATTGTTTCTTGTGATCCTTCAGATCTTCGTGATCCTCATCAAAGAGCATAGAGAGCCATACAAACTGACGGCTTGGTTGTTCGTCGCACTTATCATACCCTTGTTTGGATTTTTTATCTTCTGGATGGCGGCGGGCGGGCACAGGAAAAACATGCCCAGTGAAGATACAGTTCATGGGCCGCGCAAGACCTGCAGCCCTCTTCTGCAGGATCTACAACAGACGCCGTATACCCGGCTGCATCGGTATATTCACAGCATATCAGTCTATCCGCCCGCTGCGGCGAGAAACACGAAGATCTATGTCGACGGGCAATCCTTCTATGATGATCTGCTGGAGGATCTGGAGCAGGCCAAGGAGCACATCCATATGGAGTTCTATATCTTCCGTGATGATGCGCTCGGTCATCGCGTGGCAGAACTCTTGAAGCGCAAGGCCGCAGAGGGAGTGGTGGTGCGCTGCATCATCGACGGCATCGGCAGCCTGTCTTATCCGAAGAAGAAGATTGACGAGCTGATTGCCGGCGGTATAGAGGTGCATGTCTATATGCCGGCCGGAATGTCCATCCTGCATAAACGGCTCAATTACCGGAACCATCGCAAGATCGTCGTCTGTGACGGCCGAATCGGTTACTGGGGAGGGATGAACGTCGGGAGCGAGTATATGGGGGATGAGACGAAGCTTGGATACTGGCGGGATACGCAGATGCGCATTGCAGGGGATGCTGTCTACGGGCTGCAGCATACCTTTCTAAGGGACTGGGTACAAGTGAGCGGTCAGAATTGGAAGGAATCGGACGAACTATTAAGGGGAAGATTCGGTTTCAGTGGAGAGCGGCCCATTGAGGGCAGGGAGAACCATGGCCTTGGAGGCAATCTCATACAATTCATCACCAGCGGTCCTAATCAAGCTCACCACGCTATCCATGCCTTATACTACGGGATGTTCACCGCTGCTCAGTCGAGCATCTATGTGACCACACCGTATTTTATCCCGGATGACGGGATCAAGATGGCCTTGATCTCGGCTGCCAAGAGCGGGCTTGACGTCCGTATCCTCATCCCCGGCAGGCCGGACTCCCGTTTGATCAAGTTAGCTACTTTGTCTCATTTGGAGGAGTTGATGCGGGAAGGCGTTCATGTGTATGAATATCAGCCGGGGTTTATTCATGCCAAGATGATCATCATCGATTCCTTGTATGCAACGGTGGGTACAGCGAACGTGGATATGCGCAGCTTCTTCAGCAATTTTGAGCTGAATGCCATGATCTATTCGAAGTCCCTCGTGAAGCAGTTGGAGAAGATCTTCTTCGAAGATCTTCAGCACAGCGAGGAGATCGATTACCGGGCGTTTGCATCGCGCAGCTATTGGCGGCGCATGAAGGAGGCCGGCGCGCGGCTTCTCTCTCCGCTGTTATAA
- a CDS encoding Yip1 family protein: MNCYNDHYYVTYVREWGRVADTNMQQKSIPFLSIWRHPRGTMRGLIARRSLVPAYIFASASGIVNAVDFIQGSDWIDPYADGTMKLVYAVGGGLVSGILFLLLLSLVFMFFGRWVGGQGKFSELTTAVGWAMLPFIGTLAVTIIEFILYGEVYLAGGEALAQAQAAHPVIDLVLMLITLFFAVYAIIFLVAGLAEAHRIKATQGAAVLMIFVILYLVLLITVQALSIGI, encoded by the coding sequence ATGAATTGCTATAATGATCACTACTATGTGACTTATGTTAGGGAGTGGGGAAGAGTGGCGGATACGAACATGCAGCAGAAGTCCATCCCGTTTCTCTCGATCTGGCGGCATCCTAGAGGAACTATGCGCGGCCTGATCGCGAGAAGAAGCTTGGTTCCAGCCTATATCTTCGCGTCGGCCAGCGGCATCGTGAATGCCGTCGACTTCATTCAGGGAAGCGACTGGATCGATCCATATGCCGATGGAACGATGAAGCTCGTCTATGCCGTGGGCGGCGGATTGGTATCGGGGATCCTGTTCTTGCTGTTATTATCGTTGGTGTTTATGTTCTTCGGCCGCTGGGTCGGCGGTCAAGGGAAGTTCTCCGAACTCACAACCGCCGTCGGCTGGGCGATGCTGCCCTTCATCGGCACTTTGGCGGTTACGATCATCGAGTTCATCCTCTATGGCGAAGTTTATCTGGCGGGCGGCGAGGCGCTGGCGCAAGCACAGGCTGCACATCCGGTGATCGATCTCGTCCTTATGCTGATCACCCTGTTCTTCGCTGTATATGCGATCATCTTCCTCGTCGCCGGATTGGCCGAGGCACATCGCATCAAGGCTACGCAAGGGGCTGCGGTGCTGATGATCTTCGTCATCCTGTACCTCGTCTTGTTGATCACGGTACAGGCATTATCGATCGGGATCTAG
- a CDS encoding TVP38/TMEM64 family protein, translated as MDWIQRLKDLTVDDIIEWIEYMGTFGPLPGILVTMAEALLPFLPLIVLLVANATAYGMWQGFFLSWIGTTLGAAIVFLFFRLFGARFSSYLQRRYPKAKVMFRWLEHRGFTPLLIAYSLPFTPSALVNIMSGLSTIPIRMYMVALSLGKAFLVFTITLVGHDLASILRLPMKIVLIIVMFIILWLLGKKWEQRYNREEPKED; from the coding sequence GTGGACTGGATACAGAGACTAAAGGATCTAACCGTCGATGATATCATCGAATGGATTGAATATATGGGAACGTTTGGGCCACTGCCGGGGATTCTCGTCACGATGGCAGAAGCATTATTGCCTTTTCTTCCCCTGATCGTGTTGTTAGTTGCCAATGCAACGGCGTACGGAATGTGGCAGGGCTTCTTCTTATCCTGGATCGGTACCACCCTTGGCGCAGCGATCGTGTTCTTGTTTTTCCGGCTGTTCGGCGCCCGCTTCAGTTCATACCTGCAGCGCCGATATCCGAAGGCGAAGGTGATGTTTCGCTGGCTTGAACACCGCGGTTTCACTCCGCTTCTGATCGCATACAGCTTGCCTTTCACACCATCAGCTCTTGTGAACATCATGTCCGGGCTGAGCACGATCCCGATCAGGATGTACATGGTGGCTTTAAGCCTTGGCAAGGCCTTCCTCGTCTTCACCATCACCTTGGTCGGCCATGACCTTGCATCGATCCTCCGCCTGCCCATGAAGATCGTCCTGATCATCGTCATGTTTATCATCCTGTGGCTCTTGGGCAAGAAGTGGGAACAGCGCTATAACCGTGAAGAGCCGAAGGAGGATTAG
- a CDS encoding bactofilin family protein has protein sequence MRKVNKLKEMKTQTTDTLIGAGTVVEGKLHSNASLRIDGSVRGDITCKGDLYIGENAVLQSDVQAANIYHAGKIHGTVTTTGTLHVSKSGKIYGDLNVAKIQIAEGAVFEGTIIMRTEVAKQASAVSQPKNDKVKVVK, from the coding sequence ATGCGCAAGGTGAACAAGCTGAAGGAGATGAAGACACAAACAACGGATACCTTGATCGGCGCAGGCACGGTCGTCGAAGGCAAGCTCCACAGCAATGCCAGTCTCCGGATTGACGGCAGTGTGCGCGGTGATATCACTTGTAAAGGCGATCTATACATAGGAGAGAATGCAGTGCTGCAATCCGATGTCCAGGCTGCCAATATCTATCATGCCGGCAAAATCCACGGCACAGTCACAACTACCGGCACCCTGCATGTATCGAAGAGTGGTAAGATCTACGGCGACCTGAACGTTGCCAAGATCCAGATCGCCGAAGGGGCTGTATTCGAGGGCACGATTATCATGAGAACGGAAGTGGCCAAACAAGCTTCCGCCGTCTCCCAACCCAAGAATGACAAAGTCAAAGTTGTAAAGTAG
- a CDS encoding ATP-dependent DNA ligase, producing MRLQPLIPFEPISVASPPSGDEWIAQIKWDGVRMLLYHDGEEVRLYNRRRNERTMQYPELLQVDGFCSADSVILDGEIIAFDEDKRVSFQEVMKRDRLLKPDRIRQAVTAVPVTYMVFDILYCSGEWLVDRPLSKRQQVLQDVLTPSPQVQIVQNFEDGDALFNLMRQYRMEGVVYKDRTSNYGINGKDGRWRKLKILEDLYAVVGGATFRGKTVNSLLLGVYDDSGKLLYIGNAGAGRFTQRDWELVTQALLQMKTEICPFAYVPPPQTKGVMWVKPFLVIRVEYLELTRNGTLRQPAIQGVASQIPLHECSVHQLQQAPG from the coding sequence ATGAGATTGCAGCCGCTCATCCCCTTCGAACCGATCTCCGTCGCCTCCCCTCCCAGCGGTGATGAATGGATCGCCCAGATCAAATGGGACGGTGTCAGGATGCTTCTCTATCATGACGGGGAAGAAGTCCGATTGTACAATCGCAGGCGTAATGAACGGACGATGCAGTATCCGGAATTGCTCCAGGTGGACGGGTTCTGCTCAGCGGATTCCGTCATTCTGGACGGCGAGATCATCGCCTTCGACGAGGACAAGCGGGTCTCCTTTCAAGAAGTGATGAAGCGGGACCGGCTGCTGAAGCCTGACAGGATCAGACAAGCAGTCACAGCCGTGCCCGTCACCTACATGGTCTTCGATATCCTCTACTGCAGCGGCGAATGGCTGGTAGACCGGCCGCTGAGCAAGCGGCAGCAGGTATTGCAGGATGTGTTAACACCGTCGCCGCAGGTGCAGATCGTGCAGAATTTCGAGGATGGCGACGCGCTGTTCAACCTGATGCGGCAATATCGCATGGAAGGCGTCGTCTATAAGGACAGGACCAGCAACTATGGAATCAACGGCAAGGACGGCCGCTGGCGGAAGCTGAAGATCTTGGAAGACCTGTATGCCGTAGTCGGAGGCGCGACATTCAGAGGCAAGACCGTGAATTCCCTCCTTCTGGGTGTCTATGATGATTCAGGCAAACTCCTCTACATCGGCAATGCCGGTGCCGGCCGATTCACACAGCGGGATTGGGAGCTGGTCACCCAAGCCCTGCTGCAGATGAAGACAGAGATATGCCCTTTCGCATACGTCCCGCCCCCGCAAACAAAGGGAGTGATGTGGGTAAAGCCCTTCCTGGTGATCCGGGTGGAATATCTTGAATTGACGAGGAACGGCACGCTGCGCCAACCAGCGATCCAAGGCGTCGCCAGCCAGATCCCGCTCCACGAATGCAGCGTTCATCAGTTACAGCAAGCGCCAGGTTAA
- a CDS encoding PaaI family thioesterase, which translates to MTEQTLAWLQEEGRGTFFDYIGGRLTAVSDRRLEGEVTIEAHHLNHMGITHGGVYAAMLDHVMGYAAYHLKPKARVVTTNLSIHYVAPIRLAGRMKVSGEIVHATRQTITTKGSIYDEQGELLALATAAYRAKEG; encoded by the coding sequence ATGACAGAACAAACACTTGCATGGCTGCAGGAAGAAGGCCGCGGTACATTCTTCGATTATATCGGCGGACGTCTCACCGCTGTCAGCGACCGCCGGTTGGAAGGCGAGGTTACGATCGAAGCCCATCACCTCAACCATATGGGCATCACCCATGGCGGGGTCTACGCAGCGATGCTCGATCACGTTATGGGTTATGCAGCTTATCATCTTAAACCGAAGGCGCGCGTCGTAACGACGAATCTGTCGATCCATTATGTCGCCCCAATCCGCCTTGCCGGCAGGATGAAAGTAAGCGGAGAGATCGTACATGCCACACGCCAGACGATCACGACGAAAGGCAGCATATACGATGAACAGGGCGAGCTCCTGGCGCTGGCTACGGCTGCTTACCGCGCGAAGGAAGGCTAA
- a CDS encoding M23 family metallopeptidase, with the protein MRFNWGTRKLTFVVIRDANSSVIRFRLRSIFLYLIPILLILACAAIGILTHLYLDSVKLSQALTSKLQMEAMEHSKIVDEKDRTIEQLMTDVVELTAQAEQVQERLQELEQIGNQIKRISGDTESGTDSHSVFGPLWDEARGDVMIASAFAFAEEDMGIEALITDQHADSEHHERFAANPAAELFSDLLISPLYPFDPLNGQGGILHDVNPEEIIKLAADTKKTFLQLDELMEDLKLNLEEAKELALEYQHLMRITPSIWPTVSTRITSSFGYRRDPFTRRLSHHSGIDFGGKTGDPIYATADGKVIESSFDRALGNYIVIDHSNGLRTLYAHLSKRLVSAGETVSKGDEIGKLGSTGRSTGPHLHYEVYKNGVPVNPKNYLP; encoded by the coding sequence ATGAGATTCAACTGGGGGACTCGCAAGCTGACCTTCGTTGTCATCCGCGATGCGAATTCATCCGTCATACGTTTTCGATTGCGCAGCATCTTCTTGTATCTGATTCCGATCCTGCTCATCCTTGCATGTGCAGCGATCGGCATCCTAACACATCTGTATCTGGATTCGGTGAAACTGAGCCAGGCGCTCACAAGCAAGCTGCAGATGGAAGCCATGGAACACAGCAAGATCGTCGATGAGAAAGACAGGACGATCGAACAGCTGATGACCGATGTCGTCGAGCTGACCGCGCAAGCAGAACAAGTCCAGGAGAGACTGCAGGAACTCGAACAGATCGGAAACCAGATCAAGAGAATCAGCGGGGATACAGAATCCGGAACGGATTCTCATTCGGTGTTCGGACCCCTATGGGACGAAGCACGCGGGGATGTCATGATCGCATCAGCGTTTGCCTTCGCTGAGGAGGACATGGGAATCGAGGCGCTGATAACAGATCAGCATGCTGACTCAGAGCATCATGAGCGTTTTGCAGCGAATCCTGCGGCAGAGCTTTTCTCGGATCTGTTGATTTCGCCGCTCTATCCCTTCGATCCGCTGAATGGACAGGGCGGAATATTGCACGATGTGAATCCGGAAGAGATCATAAAGTTGGCCGCGGATACGAAGAAGACCTTCCTGCAGCTCGACGAGCTCATGGAAGATCTCAAGCTGAACCTGGAAGAAGCGAAAGAATTGGCACTCGAGTATCAGCATCTCATGCGGATCACGCCGTCGATCTGGCCGACGGTATCGACGCGCATCACGTCGTCATTCGGTTATCGACGAGATCCATTCACGCGGCGTCTCAGCCACCATTCGGGCATCGACTTCGGCGGCAAGACCGGGGATCCCATCTATGCAACCGCCGACGGCAAAGTCATCGAATCCAGCTTCGACCGCGCTTTGGGCAACTATATCGTGATCGACCATTCCAACGGCCTGCGCACCTTATACGCCCATCTGTCCAAGAGGCTTGTCTCCGCTGGGGAGACGGTCTCTAAAGGCGATGAGATCGGCAAGCTGGGTTCCACCGGCCGCAGCACCGGTCCGCATCTGCACTATGAAGTGTACAAGAACGGCGTTCCCGTGAACCCGAAGAACTATCTGCCTTAA
- a CDS encoding bactofilin family protein, with the protein MFRGKTPDLTKTDTLIGEGTIIEGNLKSQASMHIEGHVIGDILCDGDLTIGEQAVVKSNIEARHITIAGHVEGDVRARGKLSITTSGRLFGNVTCATFTIEEGGTFTGHSTMPAAGDDARKNNSQPEEAEHPSRKKQKRNSNQAGANAV; encoded by the coding sequence TTGTTTAGAGGCAAAACGCCAGATCTAACCAAGACCGATACGCTGATCGGCGAAGGGACAATCATCGAAGGCAATCTCAAGTCCCAAGCGAGCATGCATATCGAAGGGCATGTAATCGGGGATATCCTCTGTGACGGGGATCTCACGATCGGTGAACAGGCTGTTGTGAAGTCCAACATCGAAGCCCGGCATATCACCATCGCCGGACATGTCGAAGGTGATGTGCGCGCCCGCGGCAAACTCAGCATCACTACCTCCGGCCGCCTGTTCGGCAACGTAACCTGCGCGACGTTCACGATTGAAGAAGGAGGCACATTCACCGGCCACAGCACGATGCCGGCGGCAGGGGATGACGCTCGCAAGAACAATTCACAGCCTGAAGAAGCGGAGCATCCATCGAGGAAAAAACAAAAACGAAACAGCAATCAAGCCGGGGCTAATGCCGTTTAG
- a CDS encoding thiamine diphosphokinase gives MNKPSQHSPYNSADHPTRANLPTRAVIISGGQLGPWVLEHIQAHDLIIAADYGAWFAVQNGIRPHMSLGDFDSIQEEQFAMVKAHSEAVNTCDPVWKDLTDTEMAWEYALSQDVQEIVLLGATGTRLDHTITNIHLLSKAESRGIRAVLIDANNEIRLVSHVSKQLRVERKDYKYVSLIPLTERVTGVTLEGFRYPLQDAELTFGKSLGISNELIEHWGSIELKSGKLLVIQSKD, from the coding sequence ATGAACAAACCTTCACAACATTCGCCATATAACTCTGCAGACCATCCAACACGTGCGAATCTTCCAACACGCGCGGTCATCATCAGCGGCGGACAGCTTGGTCCGTGGGTGCTTGAACACATCCAAGCCCATGACCTAATCATCGCGGCCGACTACGGCGCATGGTTCGCTGTACAGAACGGTATCAGACCGCATATGTCCCTCGGTGATTTTGATTCGATCCAAGAGGAGCAATTCGCCATGGTAAAGGCGCACAGCGAAGCCGTAAATACCTGTGATCCCGTCTGGAAGGATCTTACGGATACGGAGATGGCCTGGGAGTATGCCCTATCGCAGGACGTCCAAGAGATCGTGCTGCTGGGCGCAACGGGCACTAGGCTGGATCACACGATCACCAACATCCATCTCTTATCCAAAGCAGAATCCCGCGGAATACGCGCCGTGCTGATCGATGCGAACAACGAGATCCGCCTTGTCAGTCATGTGAGCAAACAGTTGCGGGTAGAGCGCAAGGACTATAAATATGTTTCCTTAATCCCGCTGACGGAGCGGGTGACGGGGGTAACTTTGGAGGGTTTTCGCTACCCCCTGCAGGATGCTGAGCTGACCTTCGGCAAATCCTTGGGCATCAGCAATGAGCTCATCGAGCACTGGGGCTCAATCGAGCTGAAGTCGGGCAAGCTGCTCGTCATCCAGAGCAAGGATTGA